The Clostridium beijerinckii genomic sequence ATTCTTCTTCCATCTTCTGCTTCTAGAGTTTGAGGAGCATAAAAATCTAAACCAAAATCTATAGTTCCATAATCTTCTCTATTAAACGTATGCTTTTCCTTATCATATTTTCCAATTAAGTACACCGTATTATGTCCATTATGGAATTTCAGTCCATTCGCCTTTACTTCCATTGGTGAAATAATCATAATATTATTTCCATCAATCTTAAAAAAGTCTGGACATTCCCACATGCTTCCAATCTCATTTTTACTTCTATCTAGAATACAAACAAAGCTCCATTCTTTTAAATCACTTGATTTATATAAAAGAATTTGTCCGCTTCCATCAGCATGCCTGCTAGCTACTACAGCATAAAACCCATCAGCTTCTTTCCATATCTTAGGATCTCTGAAATCTTCTAAATTACTACCTTCTGGTAGAGAATAACTTGTTATCACAGGATTACAATTTAGCTTTTCATAATTTACTCCATCTCCAATTGCAATACATTGAGTTTGTCTAATTATATGAGCCCCATCTTCTTGAACTTTGTCCAACACTCCAGTATACATGAGTATTTGCTTTCCATCTGACTCTACTGCACTTCCTGAAAAACATCCTCCCATATCATATTCCTGATCTGGCGCAAGAGCTGTTGGTAACTGCTCCCACTTTATAAAGTCCTTTGTCTTACTATGCCCCCAATGCATTGGTCCCCATTTAGTATCGTATGGATAATATTGATAAAAAAGATGATACTCCTTTGCAAATTTAGAAAATCCATTTGGATCGTTAATCCACCCGACTGGTGATGATAAATGAAACGATGGCCTCTGTTCTTTTGGCATACTCTTTATAGATTCTTCTTCAAAAACTCTTGCTTTATTTAAAATTTCACTACTATTTCTCACTATATTATTCATAATCATTTCCTTTCAATCATCTTAAATATTATATAAGCGACCATTCAAGCCGCTTATATAAGTTTTTTATTTTGCAAAGTATGAATCTAAATATTTTTGTTTAATTTCTAATATTTTTGATAAACCTTGATTATCCATTTCTTTTAAATAAGAGTCCCATTCTTCATCTATTCCACCATTTAAAATCCATTCAGCTTTCTTACGTTCTGTATATGCCTTTACTGCTGTTTCATATTGAGTAAGTTTTTCTATATCTTCTTGAGACATAAATACAGGTGGATAATTGTAATCAGCTTTCATATCTTTAACATAAGTTTTATGAAGTATATCTAATCTTTCTTGGGCATCATCTGGAGATGTTGTATACTTTCCATAATAACTATCAAGAACTGCTAATGGTCCTGAAACAAATTGATTTGCACGAACTTCCCATGGTGATGCTGCACCTAAAGGTAAATGCTTTAAAGTTTTATTTTCTGTTAATTCAAATACATTTTGATTTTTCTCATCACCGTATGTTCCCCAGTTATCTTGTGCCGATTGAAGAGGTTCATATAACTTATCTATCCATTTTGCTGTTAATTCCAAATTTTTATCTGCTGTTGTTACAACACATCTTCCTAAGTCAAACCCATATCCATTTGATCTAGGAACATTAACATTTCCATTAGGTCCTGCAAGTGCTGGTAATGGAATATAATCTTCTTTATTTGCTGCTACATTAGCTCTATCCCATGTGAAGAACATACCATAACGATCATTCTTTCCTTTTGCAACAAATGTATCCCATTTTTGTGTAAAGGCTTCTTGATCTATAAGACCTTCTTCTTGAAGTTTATGAAGCCACTTGATACCTTCTTTATATCCGTCTTGAGTAGTTGAATACACAACTTTTTTATCATTCGTAACTAAATAGTGATCTGCGTTATCTCCAAATCCGAAAGCTCCAAGTAATATAGCTGGATCTTGGTCACCATTGTTTATAATAAATGACATAGGAATTACATCATTTTTTCCTTCAGGGTGTTTATCTTTAAATGCTTTTAAAACTGTTTCTAATTCATCAGTTGTTTTTGGTACCTGAAGTCCTAATTCATCAAGCCACTTTTTGTTTATCCATGGAATATCTCCAACTGCTTGTATAGCTTCTTTTCCACTTCCTAATTCCTCTATCCATGGGAATGAATAAATATGACCATCAGGTGCAGTAATCATTTTCTTATACTCTGGTTTTTCTTCTAGAACTTTTGATAAATTTGGCATATATTTTGTGATTAAATCTTCAACTGGAATAATAACTCCTTGTTTTGAATAACGAAGTAAATCATTATTGTTCATACCAGCATTAAATACTACATCTGGAAGTGTATCTTTTTTTGATAATGCTAAATTCTTTTTATCAGGAAATTGATCATCTGTATAGCACGTCCAATCTATATGCACATTTGTTTCTTTCTCTAATCTTTGAAAAATAAGTCTTTCATTCGGGTCTTGAGTCGAAATTGATGGCGCACTTGTAAGCATTTTTAAAGTAGCTGTTTCTTTTAATGGAAATGAAACATCCTTTAATGTAGCTGTATCTGTTTTCTTGCTTGAGCTACCACATGCTGTAAATGATAATACTGTTAACATAGCTAAAGAAATACTAACCAACTTTCTAATTTTATTTTTTCTCATATTATTTCCCCATCCTTTTTCTATATATATATTTTTTATCCCTTTACTGATCCTGCCATTATTCCTTTATCAAAATACTTTTGGAAAAATGGATACATAACTAGTAAAGGTAAACTTGAAACAACAATAGTGGAGTATTTTAGTAATTGTGCCATTTTAGCCATTGCTGCTGCACTTTGAACATCTGCAATCATACCAGGTCTTGGTGTATTTTGAATTAAGATTGATCTAATTACTAATTGCAGAGGTTGCAATTTAGTATCATCTAAATAAATCATAGCATCAAAGTAACTATTCCATTGAGCTACAAATTGATATAAAAGTAATACTGCAATAATTGGTTTACATACCGGAATCATTATTTTAAAGAAATGTGTAATATCACTTGCGCCATCTATAGCAGATGCTTCTCTTAACTCTTTTGGTAAGCTTTGAAAATAAGTTCTTGCCAATATAATATTCCATACATTAATTGCGCCTGGAAGTAAAATCGCCCACACTGTGTTAAGAAGCTTTAGATTGTCAACCAAAAGATATGTTGGCATCAACCCTCCGCCAAAAAACATAGTAATAATATATAAAGTAGTAATAAATTTTTTCCCTACAAAATCTGGTCTAGATAATGGGTATGCAGCTAAAAGTGTGGCTCCAACTGAAATTACCGCATAAGCAGTAGAATAGAATACGGAATTCAAAAATCCTCTTAAAAGCATATCGTCTTTAAATACTCTTGTATATCCTTCTATTGACCATTTACTAAAATCAAATGTTATTCCTTGATTGTTTAATGTATTGGGATCCATAAAAGAAGCAACAACTATATATATAAGTGGTATAATAATAGCTAATACAAAAAGTATTACTCCTACATAACCACTTATTACAATACATTTATCAGAAAATGATAATTTTTTGAATTTTTTCATTTTCATATTCATCTTATATTCCTTCTCCCTCGTTTAATTTTTTAACAATTGAATTCACAACTATTAATAAAACTATATTAATAACTGAATTAAACAAACCTACGGCTGTTGAAAAACTATAATCTCCATTTAGAAGACCCATTTTATAAACATAAGTTGGTAAAATTTCTGAAGTTGGTAAATTCAAATCTGTTTGCAAAGCTAATGCTTTTTCAAAACCTACGCTCATAATATTTCCTGCTGATAAAATAAATTGAATAACCATAATTGGTTTAATTGCTGGTAAATCAACATTCAAAATTTGTTGAAAAATATTCGCTCCATCTATAACAGCTGCTTCTGTTAATTCTTGACTTGCATTTGAAAGAGCTGCTGTATAAATAATTGATGCCCAACCAGTTGCCTGCCAAACTGAACTAGCTACATATATAGTCCGAAATGCACTAGGCATTGCCATAAAGTTTGTAGCAGTTCCAAAAAATTGATTAACTGGCCCAATCGGTGATAAGAAAACGATAATCATACCTGAAATTACTATTACAGAAATAAAATTAGGAGCATACAAAATTAATTGAATCTTTTTCTTAATTCCCTCACTCTTTATTCTTGCTAAAAGTAAAGCAAGTATAATCGGTAACGGGAATCCCCACAATATTCCATATAAACTTACCTTTAAAGTATTCATTAACAAAGTCATAAAATCTGGGGAAGATAAAAATCTTTCAAAATGTTTTAATCCTACCCACTGACTATGGAAAACTCCCGAAATAGCACTATAATCTTCAAATGCAATTAGTACTCCTCCCATAGGAATATACTTAAAAATAATTAACAGTATTAGTGGCGGTAGCGTGAAGAACAGATATAATTGATAATTCTTTTTGATATACTTTAACTTACTATGTATTTTAGAGTTCTTTTTATTAATAATAGGATTTCCACCATCTAATCTGTTAAAATTAAATCTTGTACTTTTTACCCCATTCAAACTTATTTCTCCTTTCATTTTATTATTTATTTTTTACATTTGTAACAAAAGCTCAATTTACCTTTACAGATCCACTCTGTTTGCCAAATCTTTTTTGTAAACCTTATCTTTAATTTATAAATAGATATTACCAGATTCTTATTACATTTGTCAATATAAATATTACATTTTATCATCGTTGCATTTTTACATTTGCACACAAAATATATTATATCTCTTTTTATTTGCTAGTATTTATGTATATATAATTATTTTATTTTACATTTGTCACTTCATTTGTTATACTAATGTCAATAACAATACTTAAAATATTGATATAGATTTTATATGACAAAGAAAGGAGCCTTTAATAATGCTAAATAAGAAAATAACGGTTCAAGATATAGCCGATGAATTGGGGATTTCAAGGAATACAGTTTCTAAAGCTTTAAATAATACTGGAACATTAGCAGAAACTACAAAATCTAAAATTATTCAAAAGGCAATTGAAATGGGTTACAAACAATTTGCATATGTAAACAATGTATCATCCATTTCCCCCAATTCATCTTTAAATAAAGAAATTGCACTATTAACAAGCAGTATGCCAAACAGTTCCCATTTTGGATCTCATCTTTTATCAGGTTTTGAAGAAAAGATGAGCACTCTTGGCTATAGATTATCTATGTATGTTGTTCGTGATAATGAATTAAATTCCTCAAGCTTACCATCGAACTTTAAACCTGAGTTGGTTGATGGCATAATATGCATAGAAATGTTTGATAAAAATTATAGTGAGCTTATATGTGGATTAGACATTCCTACACTATTTATCGATTCACCTAGCACCCACAACAGTAAACCTGTAAATGCTGATATTCTTTTAATGGAAAATTTCCATAGTACTTATAATATTATTAAAACCCTAATTAATAATAATAAAACAAATATAGGGTTTGTAGGAGATATATATCATTGTGAGAGTTTTTACGAACGTTGGAAGGGTTATTGCTCTGCTATATTAGATTCAAAACTCTCATTTGATATTAATAATTCTATTATCGAAAATGACAAAGAACCTTATGATGATCCTGAATGGCTTGGAAACAAGATAATGGACCTTTCGGTTCTTCCTCAAGTTCTTGTATGCGCAAACGATTTTATTGCAATTAATGTCATAAGAGCTCTAAAACATAAAAGTATTTCTGTACCTGATGATATTTTAATATGTGGATTTGATGATTCAATGGAATCAAAAATAATTGAACCTCATCTCACTACCGTTAGTATTCCAAGTTATGAAATGGGAGATATTGCCGCAGATTTGTTACTTTCAAGAATAGATAATCCATCTATTCCATTTAGAACAATCCATGTTCGTACTTCACCTAAGTTTAGGGAATCTACTGGAAACTTACTGAATACAATTAACTATTGACCAATTAAAAATACCCTATAAAGATAAACAATTTGATAAAAGTCTATCTTTATAGGGCACTTTGTATGTGTAATAAAATACATAGCATGTCAATTTAACATTCTCTTTAAATAATCCCTAAAAGTAATATTTCAATAACTAATTAGCCCCTAGCACCCAAGGCTCCTGAATAGTGGTCTTTAAATTATTATAAGCATTAATGAGTGTTCTTAGTGATGAATCTAACTGCTCACTTTTTAGAACTAAAGCATTATAATTGTTTTCTGTCATCAGTCCTACCTCTACTTGTGTCTTTGCATATTTAAGTTTTGTGTTAGTTGACTTTATTGTATCATTTAAGTCATTTATTTTATTTTCCAAGTCAAGCAACGTTGAATAAGCTTGCCTTAATCCATTTTTCAGACTCTTTTTTGAATCATCAAGCTTAACTTGTGCTTCCTCCACTCCATACTTACCATCTACATATGCTCCATACTTAGTAAGATCCAGATAATACTTCAATGCATTTTTTTCATAATTTATAAGTTGAAGAGCATAAGAACTAAGTCCAATAGAATAAGCACCCTCGTCTAATTCAACTGCTCCTGTAGCATCATCCTTTTTCATATATGAAGCTGGAGATGGAATTCCACCAGATGGCATGCTTGGAATATCTTTGTTCATAATATCCTTTACGCCATCATCCTTTAAGTCATCTAAATAATCCTTTGTAAGATTAATTAATTTCTGATTATATTTTAAATAAGTTTCAATTTTATCATTTATATATTCATCACTTGAACCATCAATTTTAAATAAATTATATTCTATATTGGGATCTAAAGTATAATTTGATAAATTCAAATTAGTTAAAACTCCTAAATAATCCATGCTGTCATTTAATGAATTTTCTTTTGCAGTTATATCATTTTTTAAAGAATTAATTTCAATCTGCTTATCCGTTAATTGATTTGATGTTGCCATGCCTATTTGCACTTTTGTTTTAATAGTTTCTAAGTCTTTATTTTTTATATCTAAATTTGTCTTAGCTTGACTTATATCTATTTGCTTTATAATAATTGCATTATACTTATTAGTGATGTCGCTAGATATTTGATCTTGCAAAAAATCTTTCGACTGATTTGTTTGTTTTTCTAGAAGCTCAAGCTTATCATATGGAAAATCATATATTTTTTCTCCAAGACTCTCATAAAAGTCATTAGTTTTATCCTGAATATCTTCTTTCTTTCTGTACATAGATATTTGCTGAGACTTTAAATTTAAATCTTCACTATTAGTTATAGCTGCATTTATAACCTGATCTAAAGTAAGAACTGGTTTACCATTAAATGATTGTCCATTTATTATTGAGTCACTTTCATCATTTATTATTTGAGCACTTACTACTTCATTATTTTTTTGATTCTCTATTGCTAAGACTGGATTTATACTTCCACTTACTATACTTAATCCAATTCCAATGGCAACCATCCTTTTTATATTCTTCTTCATTTATTCTTCCCCCTTGTATTAAATATCTATATAAGTTTCTATCGATATTTTTTCTTCTTCTTCCTTTGATATCTTCCTATTTCCATATTTACTCAGTGCAATTCTAGCAAAATATAATACAATTCCTATTAAAAACCATTCTACTGCATACATTATTCCACTTTTTATATATGGTAATATAACATCCCATCCAACTGCTTTTAAGTTTATGAATTTTAATGGAAGTGCTACATTCATAAATGGCCAAATATTTTTAATTATTCTAGGAAGTCCGCTAGGCATTGCATACTCTGGGAATGGAATTCCACTAGCTAAAAAGGTTACTATATTTATCATGGTAAAAAATTGAGTAAAATATATTAAATTATTAAATAACGCTGCAAATAAAACTCCAATAGCTGTAAGATCAATAAGAAATATTGAAGTCAACGTCAAGTATTCTAAGATATTTCCACGAAGAGGCAGATCAAAGTATTTTCCTAAAATGCATAAGGCAATTAAGCTCGAAATTACTGATATGAAAATAATCATTAAAACTCTTGCTAAAAGAATAAGTATGTTTTTCACAGTATCTTTTGATTTAAAATTGATTAAAGTTAACTTTTCTCTACTTTTTATTAAAGCAGGTACTAAAAATGTCACAAGAAAAGTACCTTGCAGTAAATATGGCACAAGAGAGTACATCAAATACCGTATATAGCTAAGCTGTGGTTCATAAAGAACACGCTCACTATATGAAAAAGTCGTAACAGCTTTCTTTGCATTATATGGCATCATATTTTTGCCTTCAAATACTTTAAGTTGAATTCCAGCATTTATAGTTCCTGTGACTCCATTACAATATGCATATAAATTACTTCCAACAACAACGTTTGTTTCATCTATTAATAATGCAATACTAGGAGATTTCTTTTTGACAACATCTTTATTAAAATTTTTAGGAATCACCATTCCCCCACTAACCTTTTTCTCCTTAATTGCCTGTTGCAATTCTTCTTGTGAATCTGCATAATAACTAATATTCACACCTGGACTCTTTTTAAGTTCTTCTATTATAGTTCTGGATAAAGATGAGTTATCCATATCTACTATTCCGAAAGGAATATTTTCAATATAGACTTTACTGAAAATACAAGCCACAAAAATTACTATACTAATGTGAAGTAAACTAAGTGAAATAATACTTTTTTTATCTCTAGCTAGAAACTTCAGAAACCTCATCTTTTTTCCTCCTTCTAATAACTTTATTTAAAATTTTCTCTTTAATATTAGTTCTTTTCTTTAAAATACTTTTAATTAGCAGTATAACTAACATAATAATCCATGTAAAAATCATATATTTTATCAAATAATATAGATTAGGCACTATATCATTAAAATTTAATCCCAAAAGAGATAAGTCTCTCATTGGAATTCCATAATATAAGAAAGGAATGATTTTAGATAATTTTTTAAACACCTCAGGTGCAGCCATTAGTGGAAATGTATACCCTGACAGTAAAACAAAAGATGAAGCCATAAGGCTAGAGCTACTCACTGCTTCTAGTTTATTTTTTATAATTAATCTAAATAAAATCCCTAAATTTATCATAGTAATACTAAAAGTTATAGTTAATGCAATTGCAGCTTTAACTGATCCTCTATAAGGCATTTGAAAATATTTATATTGTATAAACATCAATAGAAAAATTGATATTGACCCTATTAATCCAAAAATGATACTTTTAATTAACAAGAAAAAATAGTTCTCCTTCTCCTTTACTACTAATGCACCAAGTGAAATAATTCCTATCTGGGCAATTCCAATTAACATTCCTTGAAGCAAAAAATTAGCTGTGCTTCTTGCTGAATTCCCTAAAAATATAGAATCGGTTTGTATTGGAATAATATTATTTTTAATTTCCTGAGGCATTATCCCAAGTTTACCTTCCCCAACCTTCATTAAATAACTAACCTTAATAGTACCTAAAATTTCAGCTATTCTAGTCTTACCTGCACTTACTGCTGACATCTGGGAGCCATCATAGCAAATCATAATTTTAGGTGCTTTTCCATCGTTTAAGTCTTTAGAAAAATTTACAGGAATGATAATACCAACCACGACTTTCCCTTCATCCATTAAATTTTTAATATCATTATCATTCTCACTATAATTAACTACATTAAATACTTCATTCGTATTTATTTGAGTAATAAAGTTTTTACTCAAAGTAGAATCATCATGATCAACTATCATTGTAGGAACATTTTCTACTACATGTTCACTATATGTATAACCCAAAGCATAACTAGAAATAGCTGGTATTATCAAAAGTAACATAACAGAAACTATAATTTCTTTAGACTTTATAAATCTTTCTTTAAGCTTCGATACTATTTCCTTCATACCTATTCTCACATCACTTTCCAAAATCAACAAAAGCAGTCATTCCAGAACGGAGTGGCTTATCGTTATCAGTCAATTCAACTTTAACGCCATAAGATAGTACATCAAATTCACCATTATCATTTGTTGCTCTTTTAACTGCAAAATCAGCATCTTTATTAATTCTAACTACTTTCCCCTTAAATTCCTCGTCCTTATATGCTGGAATCTTTACAGAAACTTCTTGTTCTAAGTCTACTTTAGATAAATCTGTTTCTCTAACATTACATAATATTGATGGTTCATCAGTTTTAGTAACTACAATAAGCTGCATTCCTGTTGATATAACTTCTCCTGCTTCAACATTGACTTGTGTTATTGTCCCATCTTCTGGTGCGGTAACTGTAGCATAATTAAGATTTACATTAACTCCTTGAAGTGCTGCTTCTGCCTGTTTTATTTGGCCTTCAACTGCTTCAACTGATGCATTTGCCTGCTCCACTTGTGCCTGAGCCGCCTTTATATCTTCTGGTCTTGCACCACTTTGTGCTATATCATACTTATCTTTTGCTACCTGCATTTGAGTTTCAGCATTATCAAAATCTGATTTAGGAATTGAACCTTGATCATACAAAACTTTTAATCTATCTACAGTTACCTTGGCAAGATCATAAGCAGACTTAGCTTGGTCAATTTCTTCTGGTCTTGCACCATTTTGAGCTAACTCAAGCTTTGCACTTGCAGCATCCCTAGCTGCCTGAGCAGCATTTAACTGAGACTTTGCTGTTTCAATTTGAGCTTGCACTTGAGCTTGTTGAGCTGCCAATGTATCACTATCAACTATAAGCAAAACATCTCCTTTTTTTACATTATCACCTTCCTTAACTTTGATTTCTTTAACCTTTCCGGGAATTAGTGTATTTACATTAACATCTGTCATGTCAACATTTGACTGCACTATTAAATTACTCTGAGCTTGCTTTACTAGCTTGTCTCCAGTTAATGTAGATACTGGCGTGCATCCTGTAAATATGTTAGCTGCAACCATTGAAAATACTACTAATGCTACATTTTTTACTTTCATAAAATTCCTCCTAAAATATAATCTAGAAAACTTTATTTTCTAAAATTTAAACCTCATAAGTTGTATATTTATTGTTGACTTAATTAGGATTAATACATATATTGACATTATATTTTTTATGAATTATCCTTTATATAGACACATGTCTATTATAGAAATATGTGGATTCTTATTCAATAATCAATATTAATGGATAAGTCTGTTAATAAACTAAAATGATAAATTTGTCTATTAAATGGGGGATTACAAATGACAGATAGGCGTAAAAGAAAAACACAACAAGCTGTTCAAACTGCTTTTGCTAAATTAATATCAAATAAAGATATAAAAGATATTACTATAAAAGAATTATGTGAAGAAGCAGACATTAATAAAAGTACATTTTATTTACATTACAGAGATATTTATGACTGTGCAGATAGTTTTATGAATTATGCCGTCGATAAAACCATTAAAGTTATAGAACCTTATGATTTTACCGAGTTAATAAATCACATGCCAGAAATAATTGAAAAAACATTAGATATATTTAGGGAAAATAGGGATCTTTATGTTCCATTTTTCAATTCACCAAGGCACTCTTTTTCTATGTATAAGACGAAACAACTTATAATAAAAAAGCTTTTAGAAAAAACTCAAAATGATGAGAAATCAAGACTTGTAAATAAGAGTAGCATCTCCTTTATTGTATGTGGACTTTTTGGTGTTCTTGAACAAATAGAATTTGATGAAATAACTCCTGAAATAACTTCAGTGCTAACATCTAAAATTCAAAATGGATTTATTCCTTCTAAAGATACTCACTAATTTAACGCAGCATGTTAGTAAACCCTAATGAACTAAAATAAATGAGCAACTGAAATTAAATTACAATAAAAAAACAGCCTAAAACACACTATATTATGCTTTAGGCTGTTTCCTCGCTATCCATATTCAGTATTTATAGCAGGCTCTTTTATCTTCATATTCGTGTCCATTATAAGTTTGCTATTTTTGCAATTCACAATGCACATTTCATAATTAATGCTAAATTTTTGAAATATATTTAGAATTATAATGAAGAATTATTCTTGCAATATATTAAAAAAAATCCTCTTTTATCTTCAATTCTGTAAATAAAACATTATAACCACTATCAATAGGGCTACAGCAATATATCCCACATTTAACATTTTTCTTTTGACTGTGTAGATGACAAATTCTAAGTTGTCTCCAACCTTTATTTAGAACATTAACCTCTATTTTATAGTCGTTTCCTTGTCTGCTAATTCTAAATTCAGCTTCATCAACTTGTTTATCTAACTCTTGTGTAGACCAATCTGAATATCCCAAATTAGTTACGACAGCACCAAGTTTTGGAGGATTATCTAATTCATATTCTATAGAAGTCTTCAGCCAATTATCCTCATCCACTCTTACTGCTAATCCGCACTGGTCAAATTGATTGATTGGATTAAACTTAACCTTTGTTGTCATAGTAAAGTCCTTTTCGATTTCTATATAAAACATATGAGCATTATCATTTCTAAAGCCATAATGAGTCCTTTGCCAAAAATCAGTTACCTTATCAGTTTCCACGT encodes the following:
- a CDS encoding ABC transporter substrate-binding protein, whose translation is MRKNKIRKLVSISLAMLTVLSFTACGSSSKKTDTATLKDVSFPLKETATLKMLTSAPSISTQDPNERLIFQRLEKETNVHIDWTCYTDDQFPDKKNLALSKKDTLPDVVFNAGMNNNDLLRYSKQGVIIPVEDLITKYMPNLSKVLEEKPEYKKMITAPDGHIYSFPWIEELGSGKEAIQAVGDIPWINKKWLDELGLQVPKTTDELETVLKAFKDKHPEGKNDVIPMSFIINNGDQDPAILLGAFGFGDNADHYLVTNDKKVVYSTTQDGYKEGIKWLHKLQEEGLIDQEAFTQKWDTFVAKGKNDRYGMFFTWDRANVAANKEDYIPLPALAGPNGNVNVPRSNGYGFDLGRCVVTTADKNLELTAKWIDKLYEPLQSAQDNWGTYGDEKNQNVFELTENKTLKHLPLGAASPWEVRANQFVSGPLAVLDSYYGKYTTSPDDAQERLDILHKTYVKDMKADYNYPPVFMSQEDIEKLTQYETAVKAYTERKKAEWILNGGIDEEWDSYLKEMDNQGLSKILEIKQKYLDSYFAK
- a CDS encoding glycoside hydrolase family 32 protein, which produces MNNIVRNSSEILNKARVFEEESIKSMPKEQRPSFHLSSPVGWINDPNGFSKFAKEYHLFYQYYPYDTKWGPMHWGHSKTKDFIKWEQLPTALAPDQEYDMGGCFSGSAVESDGKQILMYTGVLDKVQEDGAHIIRQTQCIAIGDGVNYEKLNCNPVITSYSLPEGSNLEDFRDPKIWKEADGFYAVVASRHADGSGQILLYKSSDLKEWSFVCILDRSKNEIGSMWECPDFFKIDGNNIMIISPMEVKANGLKFHNGHNTVYLIGKYDKEKHTFNREDYGTIDFGLDFYAPQTLEAEDGRRIMIGWMQSWENNIVPKDFKWCGMMSIPRELTIKDGKLIQNPIREIRNYYKNSVKYENVLIKDNVELEGISGRELDMTLEIDGSNCEEFVIKIAKNNDYETLVTFDPRKDIISFDRSYSGKLCDSLHKREMNIRNQNGKIKLRLIIDKYSVEIFANDGEQVMTSTFYTNLDATDISFCAKGEAKVSIEKHSIVLN
- a CDS encoding TolC family protein, whose translation is MKKNIKRMVAIGIGLSIVSGSINPVLAIENQKNNEVVSAQIINDESDSIINGQSFNGKPVLTLDQVINAAITNSEDLNLKSQQISMYRKKEDIQDKTNDFYESLGEKIYDFPYDKLELLEKQTNQSKDFLQDQISSDITNKYNAIIIKQIDISQAKTNLDIKNKDLETIKTKVQIGMATSNQLTDKQIEINSLKNDITAKENSLNDSMDYLGVLTNLNLSNYTLDPNIEYNLFKIDGSSDEYINDKIETYLKYNQKLINLTKDYLDDLKDDGVKDIMNKDIPSMPSGGIPSPASYMKKDDATGAVELDEGAYSIGLSSYALQLINYEKNALKYYLDLTKYGAYVDGKYGVEEAQVKLDDSKKSLKNGLRQAYSTLLDLENKINDLNDTIKSTNTKLKYAKTQVEVGLMTENNYNALVLKSEQLDSSLRTLINAYNNLKTTIQEPWVLGAN
- a CDS encoding ABC transporter permease, yielding MRFLKFLARDKKSIISLSLLHISIVIFVACIFSKVYIENIPFGIVDMDNSSLSRTIIEELKKSPGVNISYYADSQEELQQAIKEKKVSGGMVIPKNFNKDVVKKKSPSIALLIDETNVVVGSNLYAYCNGVTGTINAGIQLKVFEGKNMMPYNAKKAVTTFSYSERVLYEPQLSYIRYLMYSLVPYLLQGTFLVTFLVPALIKSREKLTLINFKSKDTVKNILILLARVLMIIFISVISSLIALCILGKYFDLPLRGNILEYLTLTSIFLIDLTAIGVLFAALFNNLIYFTQFFTMINIVTFLASGIPFPEYAMPSGLPRIIKNIWPFMNVALPLKFINLKAVGWDVILPYIKSGIMYAVEWFLIGIVLYFARIALSKYGNRKISKEEEEKISIETYIDI
- a CDS encoding ABC transporter permease, whose translation is MNGVKSTRFNFNRLDGGNPIINKKNSKIHSKLKYIKKNYQLYLFFTLPPLILLIIFKYIPMGGVLIAFEDYSAISGVFHSQWVGLKHFERFLSSPDFMTLLMNTLKVSLYGILWGFPLPIILALLLARIKSEGIKKKIQLILYAPNFISVIVISGMIIVFLSPIGPVNQFFGTATNFMAMPSAFRTIYVASSVWQATGWASIIYTAALSNASQELTEAAVIDGANIFQQILNVDLPAIKPIMVIQFILSAGNIMSVGFEKALALQTDLNLPTSEILPTYVYKMGLLNGDYSFSTAVGLFNSVINIVLLIVVNSIVKKLNEGEGI
- a CDS encoding carbohydrate ABC transporter permease → MNMKMKKFKKLSFSDKCIVISGYVGVILFVLAIIIPLIYIVVASFMDPNTLNNQGITFDFSKWSIEGYTRVFKDDMLLRGFLNSVFYSTAYAVISVGATLLAAYPLSRPDFVGKKFITTLYIITMFFGGGLMPTYLLVDNLKLLNTVWAILLPGAINVWNIILARTYFQSLPKELREASAIDGASDITHFFKIMIPVCKPIIAVLLLYQFVAQWNSYFDAMIYLDDTKLQPLQLVIRSILIQNTPRPGMIADVQSAAAMAKMAQLLKYSTIVVSSLPLLVMYPFFQKYFDKGIMAGSVKG
- a CDS encoding LacI family DNA-binding transcriptional regulator, with the translated sequence MLNKKITVQDIADELGISRNTVSKALNNTGTLAETTKSKIIQKAIEMGYKQFAYVNNVSSISPNSSLNKEIALLTSSMPNSSHFGSHLLSGFEEKMSTLGYRLSMYVVRDNELNSSSLPSNFKPELVDGIICIEMFDKNYSELICGLDIPTLFIDSPSTHNSKPVNADILLMENFHSTYNIIKTLINNNKTNIGFVGDIYHCESFYERWKGYCSAILDSKLSFDINNSIIENDKEPYDDPEWLGNKIMDLSVLPQVLVCANDFIAINVIRALKHKSISVPDDILICGFDDSMESKIIEPHLTTVSIPSYEMGDIAADLLLSRIDNPSIPFRTIHVRTSPKFRESTGNLLNTINY